A single region of the Streptomyces sp. NBC_00236 genome encodes:
- a CDS encoding DUF4240 domain-containing protein, with the protein MDETEFWELIDSTREAADGDPEDHADLLVERLVQLDPDSVLDFARHFEARYNRAYRWDLWAAAAVLLGGASDDAFDYFRCWLIGQGREVFEGAVHDPDSLAELLDDFDDELDGDAEELGYAADEAYEQLTGVVAPDLGLPPQPVEPEGTPFGFEDDAVLAARLPELWQRFGAG; encoded by the coding sequence ATGGACGAGACGGAATTCTGGGAGCTCATCGACAGCACTCGCGAGGCCGCCGACGGCGACCCCGAGGACCATGCCGACCTGCTCGTCGAACGGCTGGTGCAGCTCGATCCCGATTCCGTGCTGGACTTCGCGCGGCACTTCGAGGCCCGCTACAACCGGGCGTACCGCTGGGACCTGTGGGCGGCCGCCGCCGTGCTGCTCGGCGGGGCGAGCGACGACGCCTTCGACTACTTCCGCTGCTGGCTGATCGGCCAGGGCCGGGAGGTCTTCGAGGGCGCGGTGCACGATCCGGACAGCCTGGCCGAGCTCCTCGACGACTTCGACGACGAGCTGGACGGGGACGCGGAAGAACTGGGCTACGCCGCCGACGAGGCGTACGAGCAGCTCACCGGTGTGGTCGCGCCGGACCTCGGGCTGCCGCCGCAGCCGGTCGAGCCGGAGGGAACCCCGTTCGGCTTCGAGGACGACGCGGTCCTCGCGGCGCGGCTGCCCGAGCTGTGGCAGCGGTTCGGCGCCGGTTGA
- a CDS encoding TIGR01777 family oxidoreductase, whose amino-acid sequence MPHSRIAVTGSTGLIGAALVRSLRSDGHEVVRLVRRPARSGDEVEWDPKRDYVDVAGLVGCDAVVHLAGAGVGDHRWTEAYKREIRDSRVLGTATIAEAVASLDVPPKVLLSGSAIGYYGDTGDRSVDEGAPPGDGFLPSVCVEWEEATAAAEEAGVRTVHARTGLVVAREGGAWGRLFPLFRAGLGGRLGNGRQYWSFIALHDHIAALRHVLDTPELSGPVNLTGPAPVTNGEVTAAMGRVLRRPTLFTAPAPVLRIALGDFSEDVLGSQRVLPGRLLDSGFAFAFPGIDAAIRAALR is encoded by the coding sequence GTGCCGCACTCCCGTATCGCCGTCACCGGATCGACCGGACTCATCGGAGCGGCGCTGGTGCGTTCGCTGCGGTCCGACGGGCACGAGGTGGTCCGGCTGGTCCGGCGGCCTGCCCGGTCGGGCGACGAGGTGGAGTGGGACCCCAAGCGGGATTACGTGGACGTGGCCGGTCTGGTGGGCTGCGACGCCGTCGTCCATCTCGCCGGGGCCGGGGTCGGCGACCATCGCTGGACCGAGGCGTACAAGCGGGAGATCCGGGACAGCCGGGTGCTGGGCACGGCCACGATCGCCGAGGCCGTCGCCTCCCTGGACGTCCCGCCGAAGGTGCTGCTGTCCGGGTCCGCGATCGGCTACTACGGCGACACCGGGGACCGTTCCGTGGACGAGGGCGCGCCGCCCGGCGACGGGTTCCTGCCCTCGGTGTGCGTGGAGTGGGAGGAGGCCACGGCCGCCGCGGAGGAGGCCGGTGTGCGGACCGTGCACGCCCGCACCGGACTGGTCGTCGCCCGGGAGGGCGGTGCCTGGGGCCGGCTCTTCCCGCTGTTCCGCGCGGGGCTCGGCGGCCGGCTCGGCAACGGCCGGCAGTACTGGAGCTTCATCGCGCTGCACGACCACATCGCGGCGCTGCGGCACGTCCTGGACACCCCGGAGCTGTCCGGGCCGGTCAATCTGACGGGTCCGGCCCCGGTCACCAACGGCGAGGTGACGGCGGCGATGGGCCGGGTGCTGCGCCGGCCCACGCTGTTCACCGCTCCGGCGCCCGTACTGCGGATCGCCCTGGGCGACTTCTCCGAGGATGTGCTGGGCAGTCAGCGGGTGCTGCCGGGACGGCTGCTGGACTCCGGGTTCGCGTTCGCCTTCCCCGGGATCGACGCCGCCATCCGGGCGGCTCTGCGCTGA
- a CDS encoding helix-turn-helix transcriptional regulator — MRAARLIRMVLLLQSRPAMTAAELAHELQVSERTVTRDAQALSEAGIPVYSERGRAGGYRLVGGYRTGLTGLARDEAEALFLSGLPSALREMGLADAASAARLKVSAALLPSLRDASAGAARRFHLDAPGWYQEPVTPELLPAVAEAVWDDRTMRAHYRRAGRDTEVERELAPYGLVLKAGVWYLCARAEEDFRVYRIDRFTAVTVSDTRFVRDDSFDLPAFWDARAAQFARSLLRAEVTLRLSEAGVRRLPHAVDRVAARNALEGAGAPGADGWVTVTLPVESLDVAFGQLLALGPELEVLEPATLRGRFAAAAEALHSLYVRP; from the coding sequence ATGCGTGCTGCCCGGCTCATCCGAATGGTGCTGCTCCTGCAGTCCCGCCCCGCCATGACCGCCGCCGAGCTCGCCCACGAGCTCCAGGTGTCGGAGCGGACCGTCACCCGGGACGCGCAGGCGCTCTCCGAGGCCGGGATCCCCGTCTACTCGGAGCGGGGCCGCGCGGGTGGGTACCGGCTCGTCGGCGGGTACCGCACCGGACTCACCGGGCTGGCCCGGGACGAGGCCGAGGCGCTCTTCCTCTCCGGCCTGCCCTCCGCCCTGCGCGAGATGGGTCTGGCCGACGCCGCGTCCGCCGCCCGGCTCAAGGTGTCGGCAGCCCTCCTGCCCTCCCTGCGGGACGCCTCCGCCGGCGCCGCCCGGCGCTTCCACCTGGACGCACCGGGCTGGTACCAGGAACCGGTTACACCGGAGCTCCTGCCCGCCGTGGCCGAGGCGGTGTGGGACGACCGGACGATGCGCGCCCACTACCGGCGGGCCGGCCGGGACACCGAGGTGGAGCGTGAGCTGGCCCCGTACGGTCTCGTCCTCAAGGCCGGCGTCTGGTACCTCTGCGCCCGTGCGGAGGAGGACTTCCGGGTCTACCGGATCGACCGCTTCACGGCCGTGACCGTGTCGGACACCCGGTTCGTCCGGGACGACAGCTTCGACCTGCCCGCGTTCTGGGACGCACGCGCGGCCCAGTTCGCCCGGTCGCTCCTGCGGGCCGAGGTGACGCTGCGGCTCTCGGAGGCCGGGGTGCGCAGGCTGCCGCACGCCGTGGACCGAGTCGCGGCCCGGAACGCGCTGGAGGGGGCCGGTGCGCCCGGGGCCGACGGGTGGGTCACGGTCACCCTGCCGGTCGAGTCCCTGGACGTCGCGTTCGGTCAGCTGCTGGCCCTGGGGCCGGAGTTGGAGGTGCTGGAGCCGGCCACGCTGCGCGGCAGGTTCGCGGCGGCCGCCGAAGCGCTCCACTCGCTCTATGTGAGGCCGTAA
- the aceE gene encoding pyruvate dehydrogenase (acetyl-transferring), homodimeric type, with protein MTDPVGKLPSELDQLPDRDPEETAEWAASLDAVTKAAGPHRAAYLMRRSLQHAEGAGLALPKLLETDYVNSIPTAAEPAFDGDLEMESRITAWNRWNAAAMVTRGSRFGVGGHIATFASAAWLYETGFNHFFRGKEGDGSGDQLYIQGHASPGIYARAFLDGRLSEQQLDNFRQEAGGDGLPSYPHPRRLPWLWEFPTVSMGLGPLSAIYQARFNRYLANRNIKDTSNSHVWAFLGDGEMDEPESTAALALAAREQLDNLTFVINCNLQRLDGPVRANFRVVQELEGAFRGAGWNVVKTLWGTAWDELFQLDTTGALVRRLREVPDAQFQTYATRDVAYIRQHFFGAEPALAELAKLLTDAKIAECFHSSRGGHEARKVYAAYRAALAHKGAPTVILAQTVKGYTLGPGFESRNANHQMKKLDGKQFRAMRDLLELPIPDSKLDEGLVPYGHPGADSPEVRYLQERRAALGGPAPARRVHAVALPQPEERAFAALKKGSGKQELATTMAFVRLAKDLMRDKETGKRWVPIVPDEARTFGMEALFPSAGIYSPLGQTYDPVDRDQLMYYKEAKDGQVLNEGITEAGAMADFIAASTSYATHGEPMIPFYIFYSMFGWQRTGDQFWQLGDQLGRGFVVGATAGRTTLTGEGLQHADGHSHLIASTNPASLNYDPAFAYEIAVIVQDGLRRMYGPEAENVFYYLTVYNEPKPQPAMPEGVEEGILKGLYRFKEGTPAKADSPRVQLMASGTAIHWTLEAQELLAADWGVTADVWSATSWGELRRDALECDEALLRGELRVPYVTQALEGAPGPVLAVSDWMRQVPDQISQWVEQDWTSLGTDGFGLSDTRDAARRHFGVDPQSITVAALAQLARRGEVPASAVKEARERYGL; from the coding sequence ATGACCGACCCCGTAGGAAAGCTTCCGAGCGAGCTCGACCAGCTCCCGGACCGCGACCCGGAGGAGACCGCCGAATGGGCGGCCTCCCTGGATGCCGTCACCAAGGCCGCGGGCCCGCACCGTGCCGCGTATCTGATGCGCCGCTCGCTCCAGCACGCCGAGGGCGCCGGTCTCGCGCTGCCCAAGCTGCTGGAGACCGATTACGTCAACTCCATCCCCACCGCCGCGGAGCCCGCCTTCGACGGCGACCTGGAGATGGAATCGCGGATCACCGCGTGGAACCGCTGGAACGCGGCCGCGATGGTCACCCGTGGCTCCCGCTTCGGCGTCGGCGGCCACATCGCGACCTTCGCCTCGGCGGCCTGGCTGTACGAGACCGGCTTCAACCACTTCTTCCGCGGCAAGGAGGGGGACGGCTCCGGCGACCAGCTCTACATCCAGGGCCATGCCTCCCCCGGCATCTATGCCCGCGCCTTCCTCGACGGCCGGCTCAGCGAGCAGCAGCTCGACAACTTCCGCCAGGAGGCGGGTGGCGACGGTCTGCCGTCCTACCCGCACCCGCGTCGGCTGCCCTGGCTGTGGGAGTTCCCCACCGTGTCGATGGGCCTCGGCCCGCTCTCGGCGATCTACCAGGCACGCTTCAACCGCTACCTGGCCAACCGCAACATCAAGGACACGTCGAACTCGCACGTCTGGGCCTTCCTGGGCGACGGCGAGATGGACGAGCCCGAGTCGACCGCCGCCCTCGCCCTCGCGGCGCGTGAGCAGCTCGACAACCTGACCTTCGTCATCAACTGCAACCTGCAGCGCCTCGACGGTCCGGTCCGCGCCAACTTCCGCGTGGTGCAGGAGCTGGAGGGCGCCTTCCGCGGCGCCGGCTGGAACGTCGTCAAGACGCTCTGGGGCACCGCCTGGGACGAGCTGTTCCAGCTCGACACCACGGGTGCGCTGGTGCGCCGGCTCCGCGAGGTCCCGGACGCGCAGTTCCAGACGTACGCCACCCGCGACGTCGCCTACATCCGCCAGCACTTCTTCGGCGCCGAGCCCGCGCTCGCCGAGCTGGCGAAGCTCCTCACCGACGCGAAGATCGCGGAGTGCTTCCACTCCTCGCGCGGCGGCCACGAGGCCCGCAAGGTGTACGCGGCCTACCGGGCGGCGCTCGCGCACAAGGGTGCGCCGACGGTGATCCTGGCGCAGACGGTGAAGGGCTACACGCTCGGCCCCGGCTTCGAGTCGCGCAACGCCAACCACCAGATGAAGAAGCTGGACGGCAAGCAGTTCCGCGCCATGCGCGACCTGCTGGAGCTGCCGATCCCGGACTCGAAGCTGGACGAGGGCCTGGTGCCGTACGGCCACCCGGGCGCCGACTCCCCCGAGGTCCGCTACCTCCAGGAGCGCCGCGCCGCCCTCGGCGGCCCCGCCCCGGCCCGCCGGGTGCACGCGGTGGCGCTGCCGCAGCCCGAGGAGCGCGCGTTCGCCGCGCTGAAGAAGGGCTCCGGCAAGCAGGAACTGGCCACCACCATGGCGTTCGTCCGCCTGGCCAAGGACCTGATGCGGGACAAGGAAACCGGCAAGCGCTGGGTTCCGATCGTCCCCGACGAGGCCCGCACCTTCGGCATGGAGGCGCTGTTCCCGTCGGCCGGCATCTACTCGCCGCTGGGCCAGACGTACGATCCGGTCGACCGCGACCAGCTGATGTACTACAAGGAAGCCAAGGACGGCCAGGTCCTCAACGAGGGCATCACCGAGGCCGGCGCGATGGCCGACTTCATCGCCGCGTCCACGTCGTACGCGACGCACGGCGAGCCGATGATCCCGTTCTACATCTTCTACTCGATGTTCGGGTGGCAGCGCACGGGTGACCAGTTCTGGCAGCTCGGCGACCAGCTCGGCCGCGGCTTCGTGGTCGGCGCCACGGCGGGCCGTACGACGCTGACGGGTGAGGGTCTCCAGCACGCGGACGGCCACTCGCACCTGATCGCGTCCACGAACCCGGCGTCGCTCAACTACGACCCGGCGTTCGCGTACGAGATCGCGGTGATCGTCCAGGACGGTCTGCGGAGGATGTACGGCCCCGAGGCCGAGAACGTCTTCTACTACCTGACGGTCTACAACGAGCCGAAGCCGCAGCCCGCGATGCCGGAAGGCGTCGAGGAGGGCATCCTCAAGGGCCTCTACCGGTTCAAGGAGGGCACGCCCGCGAAGGCGGACAGCCCGCGCGTGCAGCTGATGGCCTCCGGTACGGCGATCCACTGGACCCTGGAGGCCCAGGAGCTGCTGGCCGCGGACTGGGGTGTCACGGCCGACGTCTGGTCCGCCACCTCGTGGGGCGAGCTGCGCCGCGACGCGCTGGAGTGCGACGAGGCGCTGCTCCGCGGTGAGCTGCGGGTGCCGTACGTGACCCAGGCGCTGGAAGGCGCACCGGGCCCGGTCCTCGCGGTCAGCGACTGGATGCGCCAGGTGCCGGACCAGATCAGCCAGTGGGTCGAGCAGGACTGGACCTCGCTCGGCACGGACGGCTTCGGCCTCTCCGACACCCGTGACGCGGCGCGCCGCCACTTCGGCGTCGACCCCCAGTCGATCACGGTCGCGGCCCTGGCCCAGCTGGCCCGTCGCGGCGAGGTGCCGGCGTCCGCGGTCAAGGAAGCCCGCGAGCGGTACGGGCTCTGA
- a CDS encoding GNAT family N-acetyltransferase encodes MAESFPLPAPLVRPAVLDDGPALAELDRSTWSTLHAVTPSPQPPYPPFFDDRHLPQDILVADAVNPAGETVIAGYIRVVPPTPLACNSHVRQIQGLAVAAWARGRGTGRTLVRAACGTARGQGANRITLRVLAHNAPARALYESEGFTVEGVLPGEFFLGGRYVDDVLMGRPLGP; translated from the coding sequence ATGGCCGAGTCCTTCCCTCTTCCCGCGCCCCTTGTCCGTCCCGCGGTCCTCGACGACGGCCCCGCTCTCGCGGAGCTCGACCGGAGCACCTGGTCGACGCTGCACGCGGTGACCCCGAGCCCGCAGCCGCCGTACCCGCCGTTCTTCGACGACCGGCACCTGCCGCAGGACATCCTGGTGGCCGACGCGGTGAACCCGGCGGGCGAGACGGTCATCGCCGGGTACATACGCGTCGTGCCGCCCACTCCGCTGGCCTGCAACTCCCACGTCCGGCAGATACAGGGCCTCGCCGTGGCCGCCTGGGCACGGGGCCGCGGCACCGGCCGCACGCTGGTCCGCGCGGCGTGCGGTACGGCTCGCGGCCAGGGCGCCAACCGGATCACCCTGCGGGTACTGGCGCACAACGCGCCCGCCCGCGCGCTGTACGAGTCGGAGGGGTTCACCGTCGAGGGAGTCCTGCCCGGCGAGTTCTTCCTGGGCGGGCGCTACGTGGACGACGTGCTGATGGGCCGGCCGCTCGGCCCGTGA